The following proteins come from a genomic window of Candidatus Margulisiibacteriota bacterium:
- a CDS encoding glycosyltransferase family 39 protein, giving the protein MKPFYFNAKTGALALLLAYTFGLLLLNFLHYEIQTAGYPLQVDNSESVVLNEALRLKGGLGHLYKPLDSPPFLQVCYPPLYLWLAAKATPSSPGQLFLPGRLITFASSILIMIILAFIINRYSKSFFSVIAGLSLYVSSPLILHWSALIRVDLPGIFLMMLALALYLARPKRFAWLFIFPLLLGLFTKHTLIAFPAAIIADSLIARDKSALKSIGVFCLLGLTIFLVLSYLTDGLFYQHIVTYSILPWRPEILLNHARQFIGSHPYYPILLAFYFNPFTRPYRSFRLITLGLFFSLIEFCFSGRIGTVSNFQLSFFIFATIAIALSSFPLDRPRDLSAVWLLSVLIFAQLLHAAFFSNISPSALKKHFRLNIKHANQINSLIRKTKGEILTSDAQWALFNNKTFIFDSFAMSMLARKQLWDQSLIINRISEETFSLIILDFDPRYPSEHQKHQFTEEILTAIKKHYRFKTIIGGVGIFVPMSN; this is encoded by the coding sequence GTGAAACCATTTTATTTTAACGCAAAGACCGGCGCTTTAGCCTTATTGCTCGCCTACACCTTCGGGTTGCTGCTTTTGAATTTTCTGCATTATGAAATTCAAACAGCAGGGTATCCTCTGCAGGTCGACAATTCGGAAAGCGTGGTCCTGAATGAAGCGCTCCGTCTCAAAGGCGGCCTGGGTCACCTCTACAAACCGCTGGATTCCCCCCCCTTCCTGCAGGTTTGTTATCCGCCGCTTTACCTTTGGCTGGCGGCCAAAGCCACTCCATCATCGCCCGGACAACTCTTCCTCCCTGGCCGTTTGATCACCTTTGCCTCGTCAATATTGATCATGATCATCCTTGCTTTTATCATTAACCGCTATTCAAAGTCATTTTTCAGCGTCATTGCCGGACTGTCGCTGTATGTATCCTCCCCTCTTATCCTCCATTGGAGCGCCCTGATCAGGGTTGATCTCCCGGGGATTTTTCTGATGATGCTGGCGCTGGCGCTCTATCTCGCGCGCCCCAAAAGATTTGCCTGGCTCTTCATCTTCCCCCTGCTTTTAGGACTATTTACCAAACACACGCTGATCGCTTTTCCGGCCGCCATAATCGCCGACAGCCTGATTGCCCGCGACAAATCCGCTCTTAAATCGATCGGGGTTTTCTGCCTGCTCGGCCTGACCATCTTTCTCGTTTTGAGCTATCTTACCGACGGTCTTTTTTATCAGCACATTGTGACCTATTCGATCCTGCCATGGAGGCCGGAAATACTGCTGAATCACGCGCGACAGTTTATCGGCTCCCATCCTTATTATCCGATTTTACTGGCATTCTACTTCAACCCCTTCACCAGACCTTACCGTTCGTTCAGGCTTATCACGCTTGGCCTGTTTTTTTCACTGATCGAATTTTGCTTCAGCGGCCGCATCGGAACGGTTAGCAATTTTCAGCTCTCCTTTTTTATCTTCGCGACCATCGCGATCGCGCTAAGCTCTTTTCCTCTCGACCGACCCCGCGACCTTAGCGCAGTATGGCTTCTGTCCGTTCTGATCTTTGCCCAGCTATTACATGCCGCGTTTTTTTCCAACATTTCTCCGTCCGCGCTCAAAAAACATTTTCGGCTGAACATTAAACACGCCAATCAGATTAATTCTCTGATCAGGAAAACCAAAGGAGAGATTTTAACCTCGGACGCCCAATGGGCCCTGTTCAATAACAAAACATTTATTTTTGATTCATTCGCCATGTCAATGCTTGCCAGAAAACAACTATGGGACCAGTCTTTGATCATCAACCGAATAAGCGAAGAAACCTTTTCTCTGATTATTCTGGACTTTGACCCGCGTTACCCTTCAGAACATCAAAAACACCAGTTTACCGAAGAAATATTAACCGCCATTAAGAAACATTACCGCTTTAAAACCATCATCGGCGGGGTCGGTATTTTTGTTCCGATGTCGAATTGA
- a CDS encoding prepilin-type N-terminal cleavage/methylation domain-containing protein, producing the protein MLSNNNRRGFTLIETIIIIIILSVISTVILPRFIDFRSKSYEAIEKETIGAIHSGIAIYSVEKVIEGLNNTYPYSLDNANYGNAGASNPLFTQVLLQPVIEPNWEKISGNRYLFRPTGHYYLYQSTGNFTRQ; encoded by the coding sequence ATGTTGTCTAATAACAATCGCCGGGGTTTCACGCTGATTGAAACGATCATTATCATCATAATCCTTAGCGTTATCAGCACAGTCATCCTGCCGCGTTTTATTGATTTCCGTTCTAAAAGTTATGAAGCGATTGAAAAAGAAACAATCGGAGCAATCCATTCCGGCATTGCCATTTATTCAGTGGAAAAAGTTATCGAAGGCTTAAATAACACGTACCCCTACAGCCTGGACAATGCCAATTACGGAAATGCCGGGGCAAGCAATCCCCTTTTTACTCAAGTTTTGCTCCAACCGGTTATCGAACCAAATTGGGAAAAGATCTCGGGCAACAGATATTTATTCAGGCCGACCGGCCATTATTATCTTTATCAATCAACCGGCAATTTTACCCGGCAATGA
- the asnB gene encoding asparagine synthase (glutamine-hydrolyzing): MCGICGIYHFDLSRDCPTRSDLNNKIDRMLAALAHRGTYSGKIIDPDLPLAIGMRRLPIVDSRNRFTVPLANERGDIFLSANGEIYNSGELLAQAPRPLSRPPRSDLEAILTLYEKQGIDCLALLQGMFALAIWDKRKKRLLLVRDQAGVKPLFYLERNGTLYFSSEIKALKAVCAPLSINHAALYDYLCLQYIPQPKTIYKEIQALPPGEYIIVENQQFSRAAYWRSHPAGTDSGKSPSELAEQTEQLLAANIKSALATDQPLGILLSGGVDSSLLTVLGARHHPAPLHTYSAAFTEASFDDTAAAVRVAQKVKSIHHRITIDQDKVFAALPEVIAGLDQPFAEGSFVPYELICREAKKDVRVLLAGEGADELFGGYEIYRALLWKRLLDRLPPGLTDRLRNLVARLPVSRDKVSLDFKLKRFFEGLGVSEVYAHLFWRRAFSEAEISRFCRPEFITQARTQETAFPQAQRLFNETALADSLAGHLYLDQQISLVSDLLYRADLISMRHTLEVRVPFLQKELIEQSQTIPTLLKFNLFQDKILFRRIAKKYLPSDLAEKRKKGFNIPYSAWLATSQGQALLREHLTGNNHLQSIMENLIIPAEMMRDHQRGAKDYGHPLWTLLILAMWNKKEGYVV, translated from the coding sequence ATGTGCGGCATCTGTGGCATCTATCATTTTGACTTAAGCCGCGATTGCCCGACCCGTTCCGACCTGAATAATAAAATTGACCGGATGCTCGCCGCGCTCGCTCATCGCGGCACATATTCAGGGAAAATCATTGATCCGGATCTTCCGCTGGCCATCGGCATGCGCCGACTGCCGATCGTCGACTCCCGGAATCGGTTTACCGTCCCGCTGGCCAATGAACGGGGAGATATCTTTCTTTCCGCCAACGGAGAAATCTACAACTCGGGCGAGTTGCTTGCTCAAGCTCCGCGTCCACTCTCCCGTCCGCCGCGCTCCGACCTGGAAGCGATCTTAACTTTATATGAAAAACAGGGGATCGATTGCCTGGCTTTACTCCAGGGAATGTTCGCCCTGGCAATTTGGGACAAAAGAAAAAAAAGACTCCTGCTCGTAAGAGACCAGGCCGGCGTAAAGCCGCTCTTTTATCTGGAGCGTAACGGAACTCTCTATTTTTCTTCCGAAATCAAAGCGCTCAAAGCGGTCTGCGCCCCCCTATCAATAAATCACGCGGCCCTTTACGATTATCTTTGTCTGCAGTATATCCCTCAACCAAAGACCATCTATAAAGAGATTCAAGCTCTGCCTCCGGGAGAATACATCATTGTTGAAAACCAACAATTTTCCCGGGCGGCGTATTGGCGAAGCCATCCTGCCGGCACGGACTCTGGAAAAAGTCCAAGCGAGCTGGCTGAACAGACCGAGCAGCTGCTTGCCGCCAACATTAAATCGGCCCTGGCAACCGACCAGCCGCTGGGGATCCTGCTTAGCGGCGGAGTTGATTCCAGCCTGTTAACCGTGCTGGGAGCCAGGCACCATCCAGCCCCACTGCATACTTATTCGGCCGCTTTCACCGAAGCAAGTTTCGACGACACCGCCGCCGCTGTCAGGGTGGCTCAAAAGGTCAAGAGCATTCATCATCGGATAACGATCGACCAGGATAAAGTATTTGCCGCTCTGCCGGAAGTGATCGCGGGCCTCGACCAGCCGTTTGCGGAGGGCTCCTTTGTCCCATACGAACTGATCTGCCGGGAAGCCAAAAAGGACGTGCGCGTCCTGTTGGCCGGCGAGGGAGCCGATGAGCTCTTCGGGGGATATGAGATCTATCGGGCCCTGCTCTGGAAACGACTGTTAGACCGTCTGCCTCCTGGCTTAACGGACCGCCTCCGGAACCTGGTCGCCAGGCTGCCTGTCTCCCGCGATAAAGTCAGCCTGGATTTCAAGTTAAAACGTTTTTTTGAAGGTTTAGGGGTTTCGGAGGTTTACGCCCATTTATTCTGGCGGCGGGCCTTTTCGGAAGCGGAGATCTCCCGTTTCTGCCGTCCGGAATTCATCACTCAAGCCAGAACCCAGGAAACAGCCTTCCCACAGGCCCAGCGGCTTTTCAATGAAACCGCACTTGCCGATTCGCTGGCCGGCCACCTGTATTTGGACCAGCAAATATCCCTGGTTTCAGATCTTTTATACCGGGCCGATCTGATCAGCATGCGGCACACTCTGGAAGTCCGCGTCCCTTTCCTGCAAAAGGAATTGATCGAACAGAGCCAGACGATCCCCACCTTATTAAAATTCAATCTTTTCCAGGATAAAATATTATTTAGACGAATAGCCAAAAAATACTTGCCAAGCGATCTGGCCGAAAAAAGAAAAAAAGGGTTTAACATCCCTTACTCCGCCTGGCTTGCCACCTCTCAAGGCCAGGCCCTGCTACGGGAACATTTAACGGGAAACAATCACTTGCAATCAATAATGGAAAACCTTATAATTCCAGCCGAAATGATGCGCGACCATCAGAGGGGAGCGAAAGATTATGGGCACCCGCTTTGGACCCTGTTAATTCTGGCGATGTGGAATAAAAAGGAAGGATATGTTGTCTAA
- a CDS encoding radical SAM protein: MVEIKIAPVANYLDQVARNHARILNHLELLEKKIKIGGQLGLIATDDIPAELVESNLSLLDQLQKGSIPLPSTLERLGQNIGLTVAEVEHLLDSIIAIGHLEFHPTDFCDHRCIGCYYKDKGDDVLPFPFVAKILQRYKPRSVVLVGGGEPTFYHYQQQVFSDLVSEIKRFNPKIQIGLVTKGTFIPPGNWQEQIDWTRLSLDAAAPETFLETKGKDGFQQVLNNFITYLRGPIPNVGIGFLYWSRNIAEATTVPRLIYALVNRVDPRLLVKSNIQYRPMRPGVDSPEKVRKNHVHESMICSAQQVEKATREFEEVILADQPVGRYIQNHTNWSKVSEGNGLRRGQPFAYCYYSLLFKIFRPTGEVYPCFVRVSDPDYLIGNFLEETDAEHRKIALLSYLFFNKARLFCDPEKCRLSWLNNIAERGYKDRGLKPTGAAASSYFF; this comes from the coding sequence GTGGTCGAAATTAAAATCGCTCCTGTCGCCAATTATCTTGACCAGGTCGCCCGCAACCACGCGCGAATCCTTAATCATCTCGAACTGCTGGAAAAAAAAATCAAGATCGGCGGACAATTAGGCTTGATCGCCACCGATGACATTCCGGCAGAGCTGGTCGAGAGCAACCTCTCCCTCCTTGACCAGTTGCAGAAAGGAAGCATTCCCCTGCCGTCCACGCTGGAGCGTCTTGGCCAAAATATCGGCCTGACCGTGGCCGAGGTTGAACACCTGCTTGATTCAATTATTGCCATCGGCCACCTGGAATTCCATCCGACCGATTTCTGCGACCATCGCTGTATCGGCTGTTACTATAAGGACAAAGGAGATGACGTCCTCCCCTTCCCTTTTGTGGCTAAGATCCTGCAACGCTACAAGCCGCGCTCGGTGGTGCTGGTCGGCGGCGGGGAACCGACCTTCTACCATTACCAGCAACAGGTTTTCAGCGATCTGGTCTCGGAGATCAAGAGGTTCAATCCAAAGATCCAGATCGGACTGGTGACTAAAGGGACCTTTATCCCGCCAGGCAATTGGCAGGAACAGATCGACTGGACCAGATTGTCTCTAGATGCCGCCGCGCCGGAAACTTTCCTGGAAACAAAGGGAAAAGACGGCTTTCAACAGGTTCTGAACAATTTCATCACTTATTTGCGAGGCCCTATCCCTAATGTCGGGATCGGCTTTCTTTACTGGAGCCGCAATATCGCGGAAGCAACGACTGTCCCCAGGCTGATTTACGCTCTGGTCAACAGAGTTGATCCCCGCCTGCTGGTTAAAAGCAACATCCAATATCGCCCGATGCGGCCGGGGGTAGATTCGCCGGAAAAAGTCAGGAAGAACCATGTCCATGAGTCAATGATCTGCTCTGCTCAGCAGGTTGAAAAAGCTACCAGAGAGTTTGAAGAGGTTATTCTGGCTGATCAGCCGGTCGGTCGCTATATCCAAAACCACACCAACTGGAGCAAGGTTTCCGAAGGTAATGGCTTGCGTCGCGGCCAGCCGTTCGCCTATTGTTATTATTCCCTGCTCTTCAAGATTTTCAGACCGACCGGTGAAGTTTACCCCTGTTTTGTCAGGGTCTCCGACCCGGACTATTTAATCGGCAATTTCCTGGAGGAGACCGACGCGGAACACCGGAAGATTGCCCTGTTATCGTACCTGTTTTTCAACAAAGCGCGTCTGTTTTGCGACCCTGAAAAATGCCGCCTCTCCTGGCTAAACAATATCGCCGAGCGTGGCTATAAAGATCGCGGCCTGAAGCCGACCGGAGCGGCGGCAAGCAGTTATTTCTTCTAA